In Planctomycetaceae bacterium, the sequence CGGGTGTTGACTTCAATGCCGGCCGACGCCGAGATCACGATGACGGCGATGTCGCTGCCGCTGGCGGCGCTGATGGCCCCGCCGATAAAGTCCGGGTAGCCCGGGGCGTCGACGATGTTGAGCGTTTTGCCGGCATGATCGAGATACGCCACGGCCGGGTCTACCGAGTGCTTGCGCTCTTTCTCGATGTCGGTGAAGTCGAGGTGCGTCGTGCCGTCGTCGACCGTGCCGAGGCGGCCGGTGACCTTGGCGGCATGGAGCATGGCTTCGGCCAGAGTGGTCTTGCCGGCCCCGCCGTGTCCCAGCAACGCGACATTACGAATATCTTGTGGCTTTGAAACGGGCATTAGTGCTCTCCACAGCAGTGTTAGGGAACAGTCCAATATAACGGATGCGCTGCGGCGAGCAAGCCCGGAATTGCGGATTTTGGATTTCGCGTACGCCCCGGGGTCCTGGCTATAGCCGCTGAGGTCGCTGAGGACGCTGAGGAAGAAGAACATAAAGCCCAAACCAACAGCAATGAAGAAGAAACCGACGACGAGGACGAGGACGAGGACGAGGACGAAAGATTTGCCTCGCAGTGCGGGGGTTCTTCTTCTCATTTCCTCAGCGACCTCAGCGGCTATCAACGACCTCAAATCCGAAATCGCTTGTTTCAGCCTGTGGCTTGCCGCAATACAATGCTCGCAATCCGAGTAAAGACTTGGGTATGGACAGGGAGTGAGCAATGCAGAGGCAACTGAGAATCCTGTTGGCCGGGGTGGTGGTGGTGGCGCCGCTGGCGGCGACGGCGTGGGTGGTCTGGTCGTTGGGGGCCTGGCTGGAAGGCATGGGCCGAACGCTGCTGCCGAAGATCTTTCCGGGCATCATCCTGCTGCCGGGCGTGGGGGCCGGCGTGGTCATCGTGCTGGTGTACCTCGTCGGGCTGCTGACGCACTTCTACATGTTCAACGCCCTGCTGTCGCGCCTGGACCAGTTGCTGACGCGCGTTCCGGGCATCAAGACCATCTACGAGTCGGTGCGCGACCTGCTCAAGCTTTTCGGGCGAGGCTCTGAACGCATGGGGCGCGTGGTCCGCTGGCGCGTGCCGGGGACGGAGATGACCGCCCTGGGCGTGCTGACCAACGAGAAACCCGCCGGCGCCGGCCCCGACGGGGGCAACAAGGTCGCCGTGTACCTGCCCTTCAGCTACATGTTCGGC encodes:
- a CDS encoding DUF502 domain-containing protein produces the protein MQRQLRILLAGVVVVAPLAATAWVVWSLGAWLEGMGRTLLPKIFPGIILLPGVGAGVVIVLVYLVGLLTHFYMFNALLSRLDQLLTRVPGIKTIYESVRDLLKLFGRGSERMGRVVRWRVPGTEMTALGVLTNEKPAGAGPDGGNKVAVYLPFSYMFGGMTVFVPQDHLEAVDMPVEEALKLCATAQVSSTQAKVEEPTAIEKKIEHAKRTGEI